From Toxorhynchites rutilus septentrionalis strain SRP chromosome 2, ASM2978413v1, whole genome shotgun sequence, a single genomic window includes:
- the LOC129767388 gene encoding basement membrane-specific heparan sulfate proteoglycan core protein-like, translating to MYVGVVFLLTFLLYSHGSVIRPEQIPVTVQLGKRLKLSVENASNYLSLRWRFNNGPPSEKCEESKSESTNILICPNMDYSDAGMYEYQAIRKDGQKEVLLAVKAEVVACTDTMSQRQQDESSHCYCSGITDQCHMTQDLFKSQVVANVSEVDLVSLKITSETMNEFYDNGSEQESWTYFSLPEEFTGNLLNSYGGYLDFIVHDDNIDAGGPDVMLKGKDYALVYYNLRELASEELSRIKIKMTEKNWRLLNGEPPSKFIFMNVLSGVEAFYIKHSERLGPQNIVLDSAENTDRGLGKVDTVEQCECREGYKGMSCETCARGYRRRYAVGGHGICISVKEKLKALNADGEKWHQIKTLWKSIKNYE from the exons ATGTACGTCGGAGTTGTGTTTTTACTTACATTTCTGCTCTATTCCCATGGATCGG TAATAAGACCGGAGCAGATTCCAGTGACTGTACAACTGGGAAAAAGACTCAAGTTGAGTGTTGAGAATGCATCTAACTATTTATCTCTGCGCTGGCGTTTCAATAATGGACCTCCCTCGGAGAAATGTGAAGAATCAAAATCAGAATCAACAAATATTCTCATCTGTCCGAACATGGATTATTCCGACGCTGGTATGTATGAGTATCAGGCCATCAGAAAGGATGGCCAGAAAGAAGTTCTTCTCGCTGTGAAGGCAGAGGTAGTCGCATGCACTGATACGATGTCCCAGAGACAGCAGGATGAATCATCCCACTGCTACTGTTCCGGAATCACCGATCAGTGTCACATGACGCAGGATCTGTTCAAAAGTCAG GTTGTGGCCAACGTGTCGGAGGTGGATCTTGTTAGCTTAAAGATAACAAGCGAAACCATGAATGAATTCTACGATAACGGTTCCGAACAGGAATCATGGACTTATTTTTCGTTACCGGAGGAGTTTACCGGGAACTTGCTGAATTCCTATGGAGGATATCTGGATTTCATCGTTCACGATGATAACATTGATGCCGGCGGTCCGGATGTGATGTTGAAAGGCAAAGACTACGCGCTGGTTTATTACAACTTGCGAGAACTGGCAAGTGAAGAGCTGAGCCGCATAAAGATTAAAATGACCGAGAAAAACTGGCGGTTGCTTAATGGCGAACCCCCTTCTAAGTTTATTTTCATGAATGTTCTCTCGGGTGTCGAAGCGTTCTACATTAAACACAGTGAAAGGTTAGGACCACAAAATATTGTATTGGATAGTGCTGAAAATACTGACCGCGGACTTGGCAAGGTAGACACAGTGGAACAGTGTGAGTGCAGGGAAGGATACAAGGGTATGTCATGTGAGACTTGTGCTCGCGGGTATCGTCGCCGGTATGCCGTTGGCGGTCATGGCATTTGTATTTCGGTGAAGGAAAAGTTGAAGGCGTTAAATGCTGACGGGGAGAAGTGGCATCAGATAAAAACCTTATGGAAATccattaaaaattatgaataa